From the genome of Litorilinea aerophila:
CTACTCCTTCGCCCGTATGGAATGGCCTGGACGTCGCTTCTGGTTTTCCCTGCTCATCGCCACCATGATGCTGCCGGATGTGGTCACCCTGGTGCCCCGTTTCGTCCTCTTTCGGACGCTGCCTGCCTTTGGCTTCCAGGGGCAGTCCAACTGGCTGAACACCTTCCTGCCCCTGATCGTCCCCTACTGGACAGGGGTGACGGCCATCTACGTTTTCCTGATCCACCAGTTCTTGCGGGGCATCCCCATGGAGCTGGAGGATGCCGCGGCCATCGATGGCGCCAGCCGGTGGCGGATCCTCTTCCAGATCCTGTTGCCCCTCTCCAAGCCGGTGGTGGCCACTGTGGCCGTCTTCGCCACCCTTCAGCACTACAACGACTATTTGAACCCCCTCATCTACATCCGTTCCCGGTCCCTTTGGACCATGCCCCTGGGCCTGGCCGCCTACAACGACGCCTACGTGCAGAACTGGGAGGTGGTCTTCGCTGCCAGCACCATCATGGTCATCCCCATGGTCCTGATCTTTCTGGTGGCCCAGCGCTACTTCGTCCAGGGTATTGCCATGACCGGCTTCGGCGGCCGCTGATGATTGGATCCAAAGATTTTACAGACAACACAGCGAGGACTGGAGGAGATCTGTGTGAATCTGTGGATCCAAAGGGGGCGGTCAGTGACCATCCACAGAAACAGAATGACCCTGGTGGGTAGACGTGGAGTGGGCCGCCAGCGGAATTGTGGCGCTGTTCACTTTGGCCTGGCGGCGCCGCACCTCGTTGAGCAGCATGTAGGTCCGACGGCCATTGTCGGGCAGAGAGTAGCGCATGGCATAGGCCTTTTCCAGCCACTGGCGCGCCTCGGCAAACTGCTGCTTCTGAGCCAGGATGGCCCCCAGGTTGGAGGCGGCCAGGGCCGACGCCGGATTCTCGGCCAGCTCGGCCCGCAACCGGGTTTCCTGATGGTCCAGCCGGGAGTTTCGCCGCAGGATGACGCCCAGGTCAAAGATGATTTCAGGCAGGATGCTGGGCTCCTGACACTCGGCCCGATGGCGAATCCGGGCCCGGTGGCGGGGCACAATCATGTCCAGCTCCCGGACGACCCGCAGGTAGAGATTCGCCTGGGCAAAGTCCCGGGAGGGATGGAGCTCCAGCGTCTCGCCGGCATCCACCACCACGTTCAGCAGATCCTCCTCATCTTCCTCGCCTTCGTTAATCAGCGCCAGAGACTGAAGCAGTACAGGTTGGCCCGTGTGGTTGACCACCTGGATCAGGTTCCCTTTCCGGGTCGCGGAGACCCAGGGCGTATCGGCCCGCAGGTCGCTGCCCAGGGGGAGGGCCTGGCGCTGGGGAAACTGGACATCCAAAAATTCCAGAAAATCCGCCGAGTAGTTCTTGAAGATCCCCACGTGCTCGTGCACTTCGTCGTCTTCCAGCAGCTCCACCACCACCTTCTGGCCGATGTAGCGTTCCAGCAGGGGATCGTGGACGTGGCCCACCTGGCCGATCACCTCGCTGCCCAGGCTCTTGAGGTGGGCCTCCCCGGTCTCGGTGATGTAACGGCCGGCCGGCTTGCGCAGCCGGCCCACCAGCACGCCGATCATCTCGCTCAGGGACTCCCCGGCGATGTTGAAGAAGTGGCGTACACCCCGCCCCAGGCGCCGCAGCGGACCGGGATGAAAAGAGCGCTCCAGGTCCCGCTGGCGACGGGCCCGGCTCTCCTCCGCCAGATCATCCACGTAACGGAAGATGGCCTGGATCTCGCCATATTCCTCGCCGTAGAGGATATAGCTGGACTCCACATGGTTGGCGTCCTGCACCAGGTTGCGATAGCGCAGTTCCAGCCCGGTGGGCTCCAGCTCCATTACCCCCCAGATAATCTTGCCGTTGACCCGTTCCAGGGTGACGTGGAAGCTCTCAAAGGATTTGAGACAGGGATCGCAGCGCCTGGAGCGCAGATAGGCACCCACCAACGTACCGAAGAAGATGAGGCCCAGGGTGGCCAACAGGGTAACGTCGAAAACTTCACGCAGGGCAGCCATGGCACTCCCCTTTCTCCATGGGGTGGTTGCCTCAAGGATCGTATACCTTGAGCGGGATGAATGAGGGCATGATCCTATCAGTGCATCACGAAGGGGATGCCCGACCGTCCGGCGGCTTTAGGGAGATCTCCGTTCGTGTCCGGCTGATAGACTCGGGTGTTTGGGATGTGAAAAGTTAACAGACCAGGGGGGCAATGCAGTCAGCGCCTTCGTTACGGGGGCTGTTTACGTAGGTGCTGACCGGGTATGCTTCCATGGCCTCGGCCGGAAATGGACGAAGTAGGTGGTGCAGAAGGGAAGCCCGCTCCCGTTCCCGATCCAGGTCGATGGTGAGCCAGTTCTGGTAATCCTCGGGCGCCACGATCACCGGCATGCGGTTGTGGAGGGGAGCCATCAACTCGTTGGCCTCGGTGGTGAGGATGGTGCAGGATTCCAGGGCCGAACCATCCGGGCCCGTCCAGAATTCCCACAGGCCAGCCATGGCAAAGGGAGAGCCGTCCCGCAGGTGGACGAAGTAGGGCTGCTTGCCCTTGCTGGTGCGCTGCCACTCGTAGAAGCCATCGGCCGGGATCAGACAGCGGCGGCGCTTGAACGCGGCCCGAAAGGAAGGTTTCTCGGCCACCGTTTCGGCCCGGGCGTTGATCAGGCGGCTGCCCATGCTCGGGTCTTTGGCCCACGAAGGGACCAGGCCCCACTGAACCAGCGCCCACTCCCGGGTCTGGGTCCGGGCGTCGGCGCGCACAATGGCCACCGGCTGGGTGGGCGCAATATTATAGCGTGGAGCCAGCTGCGGCGGCTCCGCCAGGTCAAAAAGCTCGGCCAGCCGCTCCGGCGATGAGAACAGCGTGAATCGTCCGCACATGGCGTCATTATAGCACCACGATTGGCAGCACGTCCAGTGCTTCAAGATGACCGCGGGACTATGTTCGTGCACTCGCTTACTACCTGGCTGCCTGGCGATTTTTCCCCTCCCCGCGACCGTCTGTGTTATACTTAGCCCTGGCGTAAATGCGCCAGTCCGAAGTCCGAAGTCCGGAGTCCTGAGTCTGGCGTAAATATCCTGGCACTGTGGCCAGGATTGACCCAACAGGCGTTGTCCCGTCGACCCAGGACAACGCTCGAACGTTTAAACCGGGACCAATCAACCTGAAAGTCCATGACCGTTTTGACCATCTCACCCGGCGATGCCCGCATTCCCCAGGGTGTGGCCGACTACTTTTGGGAAGAAGCATATCAACGGCGCCAGTTGGAAGGCCAGCTATTGGCACTTTTCCGCCGCTGGGGATACGGCGACGTCATCCCCCCCATGTTCGAGTATGCAGACACCCTCAACATCGGCGCCAGCCCCCGGCTCCAGCAGGAAATGTATCGTTTTCTGGACCGGGACGGCCACACCCTGGCCCTGCGGCCAGACATGACCATCCCCGTGGCCCGGCTGGTGGGTGCCCGCCTCCACGACTGGCCCATGCCCCAGCGCTTCTGCTATGCGGGCAGCGTCTTCCGCTACACCGACCCCCAGGCCGGGCGGCAGCGGGAATTCTTCCAGGCCGGGGTGGAGCTCGTCGGGGCCAACACGCCCGAGGCCGATGCCGAAGTGCTGGCCCTCACCGCCCACGGGCTGGAGGCAGCCGGCCTGACCGACTTTCGCCTGGTGGTGGGCCAGATCCAGTATTTCCGGGGGTTGCTGGAGGCTCTGGGTCTGACGCCAGCCCAGGAACAGGCCCTGCAACAGGCCATCGACCGCAACAGCGCCGCCGAGCTCAACGACTTTCTCGAGCAGACGCCCCTGCCGCCGGAACAACAGGCCAGCGTCCTGGCCCTGGCCGAGCTCAGCGGCGCCGACGTGGCCCAGGTCCTGGAGCGGGCCGGTCGCTATTGCCTCAACCGCGCCATGGCCGCCGCGCTGGACAACCTGCGGGCCATCAGCCAGGCCCTGGACGCCTACGGCGTAGGCAGCCGGCTCTACCTGGACCTGACGGAGATCCACAACCTGGGCTACTACACGGGCATCACCTTCGAAGTGCTTGCCCCCCAACTGGGCTTCCCCCTGGCCAGCGGCGGGCGCTACGACAATCTGGTGGGCGCCTACGGCCATCCCCAGCCGGCGGTTGGCGTCGCCATTGGCCTGGATCGCCTGTTGTTGGCCCGCCGTCTCCAGGAGCGTCAAAGCGTCTCCTCCCCCACCCGCCCCATCCCGCCCGACCTCCTGGTGGCCACCGGCGGCGACCGTGGGGCGCTGGCCATTGTGCAGCAGTGGCGGGAGGCGGGACTTCGGGTGGCCGTGGACGTGAACGGCCGAGGGGAAGAGGCCCTAACCATGTACGCCCGCAGGTTGGGTATCCCCCGGGTACTGACCTGGACAGGAAGCGGCTTTCATGTCCGTGAGACAGCCGGGGACGCCACCGGCCAGCCCGCCTTCTGGCCGGCAGAGGAATCCTTTCAGCGGGGCCAGGCGCTCCTGGAGCAGCCGGCCGCTCACCCCAGGGGAACCTCATGAGCCAGGAAACCCACACCCTGATGTTTGCCCTGCCCAAAGGCCGCATGCTGCCCAACGCGCTGGGACTGTTGCGTCGTGCCGGCTTTTGGACGCCGGATCAGGACAACGGGCGCAAGCTGATTGTGGAAAGCCCGGATGGCCGGCTGCGCTACATCATGGCCAAGCCGTCGGACGTGCCCACCTATGTGGAATATGGCGCGGCGGACCTGGGCATCTGCGGCCTGGATGTTTTGCGGGAAAGCGGCCGCAACGTCTATGAGCCACTTCTGTTGCCCTTTGACTACTGCCGCCTGAGCCTGGCCGGCCCGGCCGACCGGCCGGACTGGCCCCTGCGCTACGCCAGCCAGCCCCGGGTTGCCACCAGCTTCCCCCGCCTCACCACCGAGTTCTTTCGCTCCCGGGGGGTCAACGCCGAGATCATCAAACTCAACGGCTCGGTGGAGTTGGGGCCGCTGGTGGGCCTGGCCGACCTCATCGTGGACCTGGTCTCCACCGGCAATACCCTGCGGGCCAACGGCCTGGTGGAGATCCGTACCATCATGGAAAGCCAGGCGGTGCTCATTGCCAACCGGGCGGCCTACCGCCTCAAGGCCCCGGCCGTGCAACCCCTCATTCAGGCGTTGCGCCAGGCCATCACCCAGCAATCAGAGGGTGCGTAGGGCATGGTGCGTGCACTCACGCCAGCCTGTACCAGACCTGCCGACATAGCCAGTCAACACAATCTGGAGCAGGAGAGAAAATCGCAATGGTGGAGATAGTGGAATCCGCCCAAATCGCCGGCGTCAAGTTCGTCCGGCTGCGGGCCTTCAGCGACGAACGGGGACGCTTTATGGAGACCTTCCGCAAGGAGTGGTTCCCCGAACGGAGCTGGGAGATCGTCCAATGCAACCGCAGCGACAGCGAGGCGGGCGTGCTGCGGGGGCTCCACTACCACCACCGCCAGGTGGACTACTGGCACGTGACCCAGGGCCACATTCGGGTGGGCCTGGCGGACCTGCGGGTGGGTTCGCCCACCTTCGGCGCGGTGGAGACCGTGGAGGTGGATGCAGCCAGACCGATGGGCATTTTCATTCCCACGGGCGTGGCCCACGGCTTCCTGACCCTCTCCCCCGCCACCCTGACCTACGTGGTGGACAATTACTACGACGGCCAGGACGAGAAGGGGGTGGCCTGGAACGACCCAACCCTGGGCATCCCCTGGGGCGTCCAAGAGCCGCTCCTCTCCCCCCGGGATCGGCAAAACCCCCTTCTGGCCGACATTCCCAGGCAGGCCTTGCCCGTCTGGACCCATTGACCGGGCGTACGCCCACGGCAGCTTCAGTTATCCAGCCCAAGCAGTGGTAAGCAAGGAGTGGTGAGAAGGTGAGCGAGAAAATTCGTTTCGGCGTCATCGGCGGCAGCGGCGTCTACCAGATGGAAGCCCTCCAGGATGTGGAGGAGATCCAGTTGGAGACCCCCTTTGGCCCTCCCTCGGATCGCTACGTGGTGGGGACCCTCCACGGCCAACGGGTGGCCTTCCTGGCCCGCCACGGCCGGGGGCATCGCATCAGCCCATCCCGCCTCAACCAGCGGGCCAACATCTACGGCTTCAAACTGCTGGGGGTAGAGTACCTCATCGGCGTCAGCGCCTGTGGTAGCCTGCAGGAACAGTACGCACCGGGCCACATCGTCATCCCGGATCAGCTCTTCGACCGCACCACCGGCCGCGCCCTCAGCTTTTTCGACGACCCCACCGTGGGCACCGACGGCCTGGTGGTCCACATCAGCCTGGCCGAGCCCTTCTGCCCCTTCCTGAATCAGATCTGCTATGAGGCGGCCCGGGAAACGGGCAACCCGGTGCACCTGGGCGGCAACTTTGTGACCATCGAAGGCCCCCGCTTCAGCACCAAAGCCGAAAGCCGGGTCTTCCGCAGCTGGGGCATGGACATCATCGGCATGACCACCACGCCGGAGGCCCAACTGGCCCGGGAAGCGGAGATGAGCTACTCGGTCATGGCCCACGTCACCGACTACGACGTCTGGCACGAGACCGAGGAGCCGGTCACGGTGGAAGCCGTGGTGCGCACCCTTCTCCACAACGCGGAGGTGGCCAAACAGGCCGTAGCCAACGCCATCCGCCGTCTGGCCGACGCCGGCCCGTCGCCCCAGGCCAACGCGCTGCAGGACGCCATCATCACCGACCGGAGCCTGGTGCCTCCTGAGGTTGTCCAGCGCCTGGAACCCATCATCGGCAAATATTTCAGCGGCAAATAGCCCGTCGGCAATTCCGGCGAGAATCGGCCGATTGCCCCTGAAGCCCGTCCATTTTGTGGAGCGGGGTATCCACCGGCCCGGCGCGGTTTTGACGCCAGATGGCGACAGGCCCCAATATTTGCCCAAAGCAGCCCCTTGGCCTATAATGGCGTCAAAATTGGACGTAAAATGGCTGCATGGATGCTACATGTCGCCACATGTTAAGGAGAGAGTGCCATGGCGAAAAAGGGACCACGCGTGCTGGTTAAGATGCGCAGCACGGAAAGCGATCACATGTACCTGACGGAGAAGAACCGCCGCAACGATCCCAACCGGCTGGAGCTGCGGAAGTACGATCCCATCGTCCGCAAGCACGTGATCTACCGGGAAACCAAGTAAGCGGATCCGTCGCAGGCGGTTGTCGCCGCCCGTGAAGCGGGCTCTGTTGACATTTGACCGTTCGGGTATTTGCTTCACCCCAGAGAACACAGGGCGCGGCCAATTCGCCTGTGATCTCTGGGGTGAATGGCGCTTTGGACAGGGTCCACAGGCTGCGGTTCATCGTTGAGACAGTTGAAACAACCCCAGGCGCAGCGGTCCAGCCCTGCGCTTTTCTTTTGGGTTGGAATTCCTGTTGGGGTCCGCAGCCGTGAAGCGAGAAGGCCGCCGGTCAGCCCAGCAAAGGGAGACACACCCGGGGCGCAACGTGTCGGGCCCTGGAACCGAAAGCCCGTCTGGGGCGTCAACAAAGAGCCACGATCGGATAGACGTAGCCAGACCGTACTTGAGGTGTAGGGCATTTGTGTTAGTACAGATGGCCAAAATCGGGTAAGATGTGTCCGGTTAAACGCTTTCGGGCAAGTGCCAGGAAGAGATTCATGCGTAGATTGGTTCTATTGGCAACATTGACTTTGTGTTTTAGTCTGCCGGCCCTGGTCTATTCCGTCCAGCCGGCCCACGCCACAACCCAACAGGTGACCTTCAGGCCGGGGGACAACCACAGGGAACTCCTGGGCGTCATCCTGCCGGCGGCAGCAGCCATCCTCTCTGCCCAGGCCACCGAGCCCGTCACCCCAACGGCCACGCTCACCGCGACCGCACCCATTTCCCCCCTGGTCACTCCCCAGGCCTCCCTCACCCTCACCGCTTCTGTCACGGCCAGCCAGGCTATCACGGCCCCTTCGCCCCTGGCGACCCCCACACCTGTCGGGCCCACCAGCGACGCCCTGCAGGAAGGGCCGCTGGCGGGCACCATCATCGCCAACCGCAGCACGGCCACCATCAAATTTTTCGTGGAGGGGGAGACCTATACCGTGGCGCCGGAACGCTCCCTGGGGCTCAACCTGCCACGGGTAACAGCCGTGTTAAGCCTCTACAACTGTGATGCCAACACGCCTGAAACCCAGGCAGGCTGCTTCTGGGACCCCTACGTGGTGCAGCGGGACGGCTTCTACGAGGTGGTCAACAAAGCGCCGGCCGGCCTGGGCGTCACCCTCGTCCTCCAGGCGGCCAACAACCCACCGGCCAATCAGGTGTGGGTCCAAAACCGGACCGGGCAGCCGGAAGCGGTGGTCTTCAAGAACGAAGTCTTCGAACTGCCGCCGTCTTACGTCCAGGAGTTCAGTGTGGTGGAGGGGGCGCCTGCCATCCTCTACGTGCGACACTGTGTCATCCTGAACGGCCAACAGGCCTGTGAGTGGTCGCCGAAGACCCTGGAGCCAGGGGTCTATTACGCCATTGAGGCCGTTGAAACGGTCGGTGGCCTGCCGGGCAGCCAGATCTTGACGGCCGATCTCCGCCCTGTAGTTGCCCAGGATGGCCAGCAGGTGGCAGGTCCGCAGGAGATCCTCTGCCGCCTGCAGGTGCCCGTGTTGAACGTACGCACCGGCCCCGGCCTGCAATACCAGATCATCGCCAAGGTCCGGGCCACGGATGACAATCCGGGTACCGTACTGGTTGTGGGCCGGGATACAGCAGGAGAATGGCTGGCCGTGGACCAGCGGGTGGCGCCCGGTGGCTGGGTGACGGCAGAGCCCAGCTACATCCTCTGTGATGGCGACATTGGCACCCTGCCCATCGCGGAAATCACAGACGGCCGCCTGGCGCCCACGCCGACACCGGTGCCTGTCGCCACCGGAAACAACACCGAGAACAACAATGGAACGCCGGCTGCACCGGCGGCGCCGTCAGAAAGCGGCAACGGAACCACGGAGGAAAACGGCCAGGCCCAGACCGGCCCTACGATTCCCGAAGGGTTGGCGGTGTTGGTGGTGAACAACGCCTTTCAACATCAGATGCGCTTCACCCTGGACCAACAGTACCGCCCTGAAGAGGGCCCCAGCGAATACGACCTCCAGCCCGGCGAGAGCATGACCATCGTGGTCTTCCCGGGTAAGATTGCCTTCACCGCCAGTAGCCCGTGGAATGGCCTCTCCGGCAATGCCGAACTGGAGATCGACGCCGACGCCTCCCAGACCCTCTGGTTGCGTTTCGAACCAGACCCGGACGGCTCGGGCCGCTGGAACCTGCACTGGCAGTAGGGCGTGTGGGCCAGGCGCCCACCAGAACAAAAGCGGGGGCAAATAGAATTGCCCCCGCTTTTTGATTGGCGTCGCTCCCTTCGCCGGGGAGTCGGCATCCTCCGATGCCGATCCAGACGGGACGCCGCCGCATCTGGCCAACCACCGGGAAGGGCTGAATGTGGAGCCACAGATAATTTGTACTGTTCGCCTACTTCCGGCGATAGCGCACGTACAGCTCTCGGGTGATCTCGTCGGCCGTAAGCTGAAATGAGGCCACCGGACCGACCGCGGCCCCGTTTTCATCCAGCAGCTGAACCTCCCAGGTCCCGGCCTGGGATTCCACGAAGATCACGTTCAAATTGGTAAAGCGGGTATAGGCGCTGGGCTCTGGGCGGGTCTGCCCGGGCAGACCGCCCGTGGAAACCTGGTCCACCGGCAGTTGAGCTCCGTTGTGGGTCACCCGGAGGGTATAGCCGGCCAGGGCCAGCTCGGCCGGTGAATAGATGTAGGCGTAGACCCGAACCACGTTGGGGGCCAGGGATTCGGTGGGGAACTTCTCGGCCGACTCCAGCAGGAAGGGATAGTCCGGTGTCGGCGTGGGCGTCGGCGGGACCGTGGGCGTAGGTGTGGCCGTGGGCGGCGGCGTGGGGGTTGCAGTAGGCGTGGCGGTGGGCACAGGCGTGGCCGTGGGCGGCACCGGCGTCGACGTCGGCGTGGGAGGGAGGGTCGGCTGCGCGGCCTGGGCCGGCGGCTGGACCGGCTGCTGGGCCTGGGCCGGTGGATTGGCGCCGGCAGCCAGGATGGGCGTGGGCGTAAAGGTGGGGAAGGGTGTGCGGGTAGGCGGCTCGTTCCGTCCGGCGCCACACCCTGCCAGCATCAAAAGGGCCAAACACCCCAGGGGAAGCATCCGCCACCCGCGCAGGGAGCGCCCTACCCGGGGCAACTCACCTATCCACCACGCCAATTGTCGCAAGCCATCCATGTCGGCCGTTCGCACAATCACCACATCACGCCCATGTACAGATTTGAGTTGATTCACAGATTCCACAGATGAATACAGATTTTATCCAACGCAATCTGTGCCTTCCTGCGAAGAGGGCATTCTTTAATGCAAATGCGCAAAGAAATCCAGGAGAAAATCGCCCTAATCAGCGTTCATCTGCGTGAGTCAGCGTCCTATACGCCCCTCTTGCAGCAGAGTCATCCGTGGCTCCAAGGTAGTTCTCTGCGGCGTGTTTCCAAGGAAACCACAGCTATCGCAAAAGCCGCAGGAGCCAATGGTAGCGCAATTAGGGGCAGAGGGCAAGAACCATAGCCCCCCGGCGCCATGGCCGCCGGCACCGATTCCCCCACGTTTTCTCCACGATTGTTGGCTGCCGAGCCACGTCCGCCCGCGCAGCATCTCCCGGGGAACCGCTGGCCAACGGGCCCTCGACGGCTCTACATCGCCCACACTTTCCCCAATTGGCAGGCCCTCTGCTATCATAGGGTTTCAGACAAGACTTTCACCGATTCACCATCAACCCTGCGTGCCCCTGTCATCATCCAGGGACCATCTACGGGAAAGGGACAGAACCCATGACTAAACCAGTTCTTGCCGCCCAGCTCTACACCGTGCGTGAGTACACCCGCACCGCGGAAGACTTTGCGGCCAGCATGAAGAAGATCCGCCAGATTGGATACCAGGCCGTTCAGGTCTCCGCCATCGGCCCCATTCCCCACCAGGAGGTCAAGGCCATCGTGGAGGATCTGGGGCTGACCATCTGCAACACCCACATCCCCTATGACCGCCTGTGGAATGACCTGGACTCGGTCATCGAGCAGCATCACCTGTGGAACTGCCGGCACGTGGCCATCGGCAGTCTGCCAGCCGCGTACCGGGAAGAAGGGGAAGACGGCTACCGGCGCTTCGCCCAGGAGGCGTCCCAGGTGGGGGAGAAACTACACGCGGCCGGGCTGACCTTCAGCTACCACAACCACGGCTTCGAGTTTGAACGCTTCGGCAAGCGCACCGCGCTGGACATCATCTATGAGGAGAGTGACCCGCGCTATCTACAGGCAGAGATTGACACCTATTGGGTGCAGCACGGAGGGGGCGATCCCGCGGCCTGGATCCGCCGCATGAAGGGCCGCATGCCGGTGGTCCACCTCAAAGACATGGTGATCGTGGACCGGCAGCAGGTCATGGCGGAAGTAGGGGAAGGGAACCTCAACTGGCCTGCCATCCTGGACGCATGCCGGGAGGCCGGCGTGGAGTGGTACGCGGTGGAGCAGGACATCTGCCGGCGGGATCCCTTCGAGAGCCTGCGCATCAGCTACGAGAACCTGCGGGCCATGGGGCTGGCGTAGGCGGGGGCGATCCGGCGGTTCTTCCGAACTGAAGAGAACAAGACTAACATTGGGGGCGACCTGGCAGGTCGCCCCCAATTCATGTAAGGCAGTTCCCCCAACAAACAGGGAAAGTAGGGACACAGGAACGCGCGGGAAAATAGTACTTGACACAGGCCCGGAGATTGTTTATAATGACACCTGAATATAATTTCATAAATGAATATAAATTCACATTTCAGTCGGTACGGCTTGTTCACCCCTTCCATTGGCGTCACCACCAGGCCCTGCCCCAGGCACCACCGGCGTCATTTCAAGCACAGAGAGCAGAAAGAGGTGATTATGGATCCCACTGTCCACGCACTTCAACTTAAGTCGATCCAATACCGCAAGACGATCCTTTCCATCATCAAACAGGCCAGGGCTGGTCATACGGCTGGCAGTTTGTCATGCATCGACATCTTGAACGTGTTGTATAACCACGTGATGAACGTCTCCCCCGAGAACTTCGCCGATCCTGACCGGGATCGCTACATCCAGAGCAAGGGGCATGCCGTGGAGGCCCTCTACACCGTGCTGGCTGACCGAGGCTTTTTCCCGGCTGAAGAGCTGCAAACCTTGGGACAGTACCGCTCCCACTTTGTGGGACATCCGACTCGCAAGGTCCCGGGCATCGAGCACAACACCGGGGCCCTGGGGCATGGCCTGTCGGTTGCCGTGGGGCTCGCCCTGGCCGCCAAGAAGGACGGGCGCTCCTATCGGGTGTACACCCTGTTGGGCGACGGCGAACTGGCGGAAGGTTCCAACTGGGAAGCCTCCCTGGTGGCCGCCCACTACAAGCTGGACAACCTGGTGGTCATCGTGGATCGGAATGGCCTGCAG
Proteins encoded in this window:
- a CDS encoding transketolase, which produces MDPTVHALQLKSIQYRKTILSIIKQARAGHTAGSLSCIDILNVLYNHVMNVSPENFADPDRDRYIQSKGHAVEALYTVLADRGFFPAEELQTLGQYRSHFVGHPTRKVPGIEHNTGALGHGLSVAVGLALAAKKDGRSYRVYTLLGDGELAEGSNWEASLVAAHYKLDNLVVIVDRNGLQITGPTEDVVALEPLCEKFRVFGYAVREVNGHDIPTLLDTFTQIPFQPGKPSLILARTIKGRGVSFMENQVSWHHHVPNDEEYTLAMQELELAETALVGVAQ
- a CDS encoding sugar phosphate isomerase/epimerase family protein yields the protein MTKPVLAAQLYTVREYTRTAEDFAASMKKIRQIGYQAVQVSAIGPIPHQEVKAIVEDLGLTICNTHIPYDRLWNDLDSVIEQHHLWNCRHVAIGSLPAAYREEGEDGYRRFAQEASQVGEKLHAAGLTFSYHNHGFEFERFGKRTALDIIYEESDPRYLQAEIDTYWVQHGGGDPAAWIRRMKGRMPVVHLKDMVIVDRQQVMAEVGEGNLNWPAILDACREAGVEWYAVEQDICRRDPFESLRISYENLRAMGLA